From the genome of Triticum aestivum cultivar Chinese Spring chromosome 3B, IWGSC CS RefSeq v2.1, whole genome shotgun sequence, one region includes:
- the LOC543074 gene encoding two pore calcium channel protein 1: MSEAEAPLITEEAAERGLASSGSRRLSDGGGEQGSRKYRRRSDALAYGDRYQKAAALVDLAEDGVGIPEDVLNDTRFGRAMSFYFVYLRLDWLWSLNLFALILLNFLEKPLWCRKDALHACDQRDLYFLGQLPYFSKTESLIYEGLTLVILVMDIFCPLSYEGLNIFWRSTTNKLKIVLLFILACDILVFAFSSQPFRLAPYIRVVFLIMTIRELRMCAITLAGLIGTYLNVLALSLLFLLFASWLAYVTFEDTPQGKTIFSSYGVTLYQMFVLFTTSNNPDVWVHAYKISRWYSLFFIVYVLLGVYFLTNLILAVIYDSFKEQFAKQLVQVDSIRKNILQKAFDLIDTNNRGYLDREQCISLLNELNKYRSLPKTSREDFELIFAELDRSGDFKVTSEEFADLCNTIAIKFQKEPPPSYLEKFPFYHSPLCGRLKSFVRSRMFEYIIVFVLLINLVAVIIETTLDIENSSSQETWQEVEFFLGWIYVAEMALKIFSLGFGAYWMEGQNKFDFVLTWTIFIGETLTFAFPSKLPFLSNGEWIRYLLLGRVLRLTRILLQVQRFRAFVATFFTLMSSLMPYLGIVFCVLCMYCSIGLQIFGGIVYAGNPTLEETDLFNNDYLLFNFNDYPSGMVTLFNLLVMGNWQVWMESYWQLTGTSWSLIYFVSFYLISILLLLNLIVAFVLEAFFAEMELEKGEEVDIQNPTSGGIKKRRSMRVRSKGTMVDILLHHMLSNELDGSQNS; encoded by the exons ATGAGCGAAGCGGAGGCGCCTCTCATCACCGAGGAGGCGGCGGAGCGCGGCTTGGCGTCCTCCGGCAGTCGCCGCCTCAGCGACGGGGGCGGCGAGCAGGGCTCTAGGAAGTACCGCAGGCGGTCGGACGCGCTAGCCTATGGCGACCGTTACCAGAAGGCGGCCGCTCTCGTCGACCTC GCAGAAGATGGTGTTGGCATCCCTGAGGATGTCTTGAATGATACGAGGTTCGGGAGGGCAATGAGTTTCTATTTTGTGTATCTCCGGTTGGACTGGCTGTGGTCACTTAACCTGTTTGCTTTGATTCTTTTGAATTTTCTCGAG AAGCCTCTATGGTGCCGGAAAGATGCTCTACATGCTTGTGATCAAAGGGATCTTTACTTTCTCGGGCAGTTGCCATACTTCAGCAAAACTGAATCACTCATCTACGAG GGCCTTACACTTGTTATTCTTGTAATGGACATCTTTTGTCCACTTTCTTATGAAGGCCTAAATATTTTCTGGAGGAGCACCACGAATAAGTTGAAG ATTGTTCTTCTCTTCATCTTAGCATGCGACATACTGGTGTTTGCCTTTAGTTCCCAACCTTTCAGATTAGCTCCATACATCCGCGTAGTTTTTCTAATCATGACTATCAG GGAACTGCGAATGTGTGCTATCACACTGGCCGGTCTTATTGGGACATACCTCAATGTTTTG GCCCTCTCTCTGTTGTTCCTCTTATTTGCAAGCTGGCTAGCTTATGTAACATTTGAGGACACTCCACAAGGGAAGACCATTTTTTCATCATACGGTGTAACACTGTATCAGATGTTTGTCCTCTTCACCACCTCCAATAATCCTGATGTATGGGTGCATGCTTACAA GATATCCCGCTGGTATTCCCTATTTTTCATCGTCTACGTGCTTTTGGGAGTTTACTTCCTGACAAATTTGATTCTTGCTGTCATCTATGATAGCTTTAAGGAGCAG TTCGCAAAGCAACTTGTTCAGGTGGACTCTATCAGGAAAAATATATTACAGAAGGCATTTGATCTTATCGATACCAAC AATCGGGGTTATCTCGACAGGGAACAGTGCATATCATTGCTTAATGAGCTGAACAAGTACAG GTCCTTACCAAAGACTTCAAGGGAAGATTTTGAATTAATTTTTGCCGAGCTTGATCGAAGTGGTGATTTCAAG GTTACCTCCGAAGAATTTGCTGACCTATGCAATACCATTGCAATAAAATTTCAGAAAGAACCACCG CCGTCTTATCTGGAAAAGTTCCCATTCTACCATTCACCACTTTGTGGGAGGTTGAAATCTTTTGTGCGGAGCCGCATGTTTGAGTACATTATTGTTTTTGTTCTTCTGATAAACCTTGTTGCCGTCATTATCGAAACAACG CTTGATATAGAAAACAGCTCCTCACAGGAAACGTGGCAGGAAGTAGAGTTCTTTCTTG GATGGATTTATGTAGCCGAGATGGCACTGAAAATATTTTCATTAGGATTTGGTGCTTATTGGATGGAAGGCCAAAACAAATTTGATTTTGTGCTTACTTGGACTATAT TTATTGGAGAGACTCTAACGTTTGCCTTCCCGTCAAAGCTTCCCTTTCTTTCAAATGGAGAATG GATTCGGTATCTTCTCCTTGGAAGGGTGTTGCGCTTAACAAGAATTTTGCTGCAAGTTCAGCGTTTCAGAGCATTTGTTGCAACATTCTTTACCCTGATGTCTAGTTTGATGCCATATTTGGGGATAGTATTCTGTGTTCTTTGCATGTACTGCTCCATTGGTTTGCAG ATTTTTGGGGGCATTGTGTATGCTGGTAACCCAACACTAGAAGAAACGGACCTCTTCAATAATGA CTACCTTCTTTTTAACTTCAATGACTATCCAAGTGGTATGGTTACTCTGTTCAATTTGTTAGTGATGGGCAATTGGCAAGTATGGATGGAG AGTTATTGGCAACTGACTGGAACTTCTTGGAGCCTGATTTATTTTGTCAGCTTTTACCTTATTTCAATATTACTACTGCTTAATCTG ATTGTAGCATTTGTGTTGGAGGCATTTTTTGCTGAGATGGAACTGGAGAAAGGTGAAGAGGTTGATATCCAG AATCCTACGTCTGGAGGAATAAAGAAACGCCGGTCTATGCG TGTGAGGTCAAAGGGTACGATGGTTGATATTCTTCTGCACCATATGCTGAGCAATGAACTTGATGGATCTCAAAACTCTTGA